A region from the Salicibibacter cibarius genome encodes:
- a CDS encoding type II toxin-antitoxin system RelE/ParE family toxin, with protein sequence MELHFTKPFIKKYKKLDSQSQKIIKKALRTMENDYSHPSLRLRKMKGYRNPDIWEASANMDLRITFEIQKPDTIILRNCGHHDRTLNNP encoded by the coding sequence ATGGAACTTCACTTCACGAAGCCTTTTATAAAAAAATATAAAAAATTGGATTCACAGTCACAGAAAATCATCAAAAAAGCTTTGCGAACAATGGAAAATGATTATTCCCATCCTTCATTAAGGTTGAGGAAAATGAAGGGTTATCGGAATCCTGATATATGGGAAGCTAGCGCTAACATGGATTTACGGATCACTTTCGAAATACAAAAGCCAGATACGATTATTTTACGTAACTGCGGACATCATGACCGCACGTTAAATAACCCTTGA
- a CDS encoding YqaE/Pmp3 family membrane protein, translating into MYLLAILLPPLAVFLVGKPFQGIISIVLTILGWVPGAIHAILVVHEKKQDKRMEKQARIIAESQNKQ; encoded by the coding sequence GTGTATTTGTTAGCTATTTTGCTTCCCCCGCTTGCTGTTTTTTTGGTCGGTAAGCCGTTTCAGGGGATTATAAGCATAGTATTGACGATCTTGGGATGGGTTCCTGGAGCCATACATGCTATATTGGTAGTACATGAAAAGAAGCAAGACAAGCGAATGGAAAAACAAGCGAGAATTATAGCAGAATCACAAAATAAACAATAA
- a CDS encoding AbrB/MazE/SpoVT family DNA-binding domain-containing protein: MQRESIRFKRRSQVTIPKEFVEALNLQEGDRLECRLENGRIVIVPTVEIPKDQAWFWTEEWQKEELEAEEDIKAGRVKSFQNTEDAIHWLDSDEAERWANEEN, encoded by the coding sequence ATGCAGCGTGAATCTATTCGCTTTAAAAGACGTTCACAAGTCACCATCCCCAAAGAGTTTGTGGAAGCTTTAAATTTGCAGGAGGGCGATCGGCTTGAATGTCGCCTGGAGAACGGAAGAATCGTCATTGTACCCACAGTTGAAATCCCAAAAGATCAGGCGTGGTTTTGGACGGAAGAATGGCAAAAAGAAGAACTTGAAGCAGAAGAGGATATTAAGGCAGGGCGAGTAAAATCTTTTCAAAATACGGAAGATGCGATCCATTGGCTTGATAGCGATGAGGCTGAAAGATGGGCGAACGAGGAAAACTAA